In the Rhizobium sp. CB3090 genome, one interval contains:
- a CDS encoding ATP-binding cassette domain-containing protein, giving the protein MSALHSEIPMDKDEQGKDVVLSARDVTVAFGSKVVLDKLNLNIYRGEILGFVGASGAGKSVLLRTVLRLLPRRSGKIEILGEDYDKLSEPERNRLDMRLGVLFQQGALFSSLTVKENIQVPMREYLDLPQALMDELAHLKIRMVGLAADAADKYPSELSGGMIKRAALARALALDPDLVFLDEPTSGLDPIGAAEFDELIAKLRDTLGLTVYMVTHDLDSLFSVCDRIAVLGQKRVLVEGTVEDMLACDDPWVQSYFRGKRARSIVPREGIGHRNDDNGADADSREK; this is encoded by the coding sequence ATGAGCGCGCTTCACTCGGAAATCCCGATGGATAAGGATGAGCAAGGTAAAGATGTCGTGCTGTCGGCGCGAGATGTCACCGTCGCTTTCGGATCGAAAGTGGTGCTCGATAAATTGAACCTCAATATCTATCGCGGCGAGATCCTCGGTTTCGTCGGCGCTTCCGGCGCGGGCAAGTCGGTGTTGCTGCGCACGGTGTTGCGGCTGTTGCCGCGCCGTTCCGGCAAGATCGAGATCCTTGGCGAAGACTATGACAAGCTCTCCGAGCCGGAGCGCAACAGGCTGGATATGCGTCTGGGCGTGCTGTTCCAGCAAGGCGCACTGTTTTCCTCTCTGACGGTAAAGGAAAACATCCAGGTGCCGATGCGGGAATATCTCGATCTGCCGCAAGCCCTGATGGATGAGTTGGCGCATCTGAAGATCCGCATGGTTGGCCTGGCCGCCGATGCCGCCGACAAATATCCGTCCGAGCTTTCCGGCGGCATGATCAAGCGCGCCGCCCTTGCCCGGGCTTTGGCGCTCGATCCGGACCTCGTTTTTCTGGACGAGCCGACCTCCGGCCTCGATCCGATCGGCGCGGCGGAATTCGACGAGCTGATTGCCAAGTTGCGCGACACGCTCGGTCTGACCGTCTATATGGTGACTCACGACCTCGACAGCCTCTTTTCCGTCTGCGACCGTATTGCCGTTCTTGGACAGAAGCGGGTATTGGTGGAGGGAACGGTTGAAGACATGCTGGCCTGCGACGACCCTTGGGTGCAGTCCTATTTCCGAGGCAAACGTGCGCGATCAATCGTGCCGCGGGAGGGCATCGGGCATCGCAACGACGACAACGGCGCTGACGCCGACAGCCGCGAGAAGTGA
- the gndA gene encoding NADP-dependent phosphogluconate dehydrogenase, with amino-acid sequence MEKAEIGLIGLAVMGSNLALNIAEKGNKIAVFNRTPQVTDEFYANAGALKDKIIPCKTIEEFVEAIRPPRPIIIMIKAGDPVDQQMAALQPHLDKGDIMIDAGNANFRDTISRFDRLKDTGLTFIGMGVSGGEEGARHGPSIMVGGTEESYKRVEKVLTSIAAKYKDDPCVAWLGNDGAGHFVKTIHNGIEYADMQMIAEIYGILRDGLGKSAAEISSIFGEWNKGRLNSYLIEITEKVLAAKDPATGSAMPDVILDKAGQKGTGKWSAIEAQNMGIPATAIEAAVAARSLSAIKGQREAAQEIFGTPDYKFPLGFGPDLLKDLELALFAAKIGAYAQGFAVMAEASKEFNWSLPMPVIAKIWRAGCIIRSQFLDEITSAFTKTPDAANLIVTPAFAAMVKESIPSLRRIVSAATASGLPVPALASALTYFDAYRQARGTANLIQAQRDFFGAHGFDRVDGKDIHHGPWGSGENG; translated from the coding sequence GTGGAAAAGGCAGAAATCGGACTGATCGGTCTTGCTGTCATGGGATCGAATCTGGCGCTCAACATTGCCGAAAAGGGCAATAAAATCGCGGTGTTCAACCGCACGCCGCAGGTGACGGATGAGTTCTATGCGAACGCCGGTGCGCTGAAAGACAAGATCATTCCCTGCAAGACGATCGAAGAGTTCGTCGAAGCAATCCGTCCGCCGCGGCCGATCATCATCATGATCAAGGCCGGCGATCCGGTCGACCAGCAGATGGCGGCGTTGCAGCCGCATCTCGATAAGGGCGACATCATGATCGACGCCGGTAACGCCAATTTCCGCGACACGATTTCGCGTTTCGACCGTCTGAAGGATACCGGCCTGACCTTCATCGGCATGGGTGTGTCGGGTGGTGAGGAAGGCGCGCGCCATGGCCCGTCGATCATGGTCGGCGGCACCGAAGAGTCCTACAAGCGCGTCGAGAAGGTGCTGACCTCGATTGCCGCCAAGTACAAGGACGATCCGTGCGTCGCCTGGCTCGGCAATGACGGTGCCGGTCATTTCGTCAAGACCATTCATAACGGCATCGAATATGCCGACATGCAGATGATCGCCGAGATCTACGGCATCCTGCGCGACGGCCTCGGTAAGAGTGCCGCCGAGATCAGCAGCATCTTCGGTGAATGGAACAAGGGCCGGCTGAACTCCTACCTGATCGAGATCACCGAAAAGGTTCTGGCCGCCAAGGATCCGGCGACCGGCAGCGCCATGCCTGATGTCATTCTCGACAAGGCCGGCCAGAAAGGCACCGGCAAGTGGTCTGCCATCGAGGCTCAGAACATGGGCATCCCGGCAACCGCTATCGAAGCAGCCGTCGCAGCCCGCAGCCTGTCGGCCATCAAGGGGCAGCGCGAAGCCGCCCAGGAGATTTTCGGCACGCCGGATTACAAGTTCCCGCTCGGCTTTGGTCCCGATCTGCTGAAGGATCTGGAGCTCGCGCTCTTTGCCGCCAAGATCGGTGCCTATGCACAGGGCTTTGCTGTGATGGCGGAAGCCTCGAAGGAGTTCAACTGGTCGCTGCCGATGCCGGTCATCGCCAAGATCTGGCGCGCGGGCTGCATCATCCGCTCGCAGTTCCTCGATGAAATCACCAGCGCCTTCACCAAGACCCCGGATGCCGCCAACCTCATCGTCACGCCGGCCTTCGCCGCCATGGTCAAGGAATCGATCCCGTCGCTGCGCCGTATTGTTTCGGCGGCCACGGCTTCCGGTCTGCCGGTTCCGGCGCTTGCTTCGGCGCTGACCTATTTCGACGCCTATCGCCAAGCCCGCGGCACCGCGAACCTCATTCAGGCGCAGCGCGACTTCTTCGGTGCCCATGGTTTCGACCGCGTCGATGGCAAGGACATCCATCACGGTCCCTGGGGCAGCGGCGAGAACGGCTGA
- a CDS encoding MlaE family lipid ABC transporter permease subunit, producing MSLKAAEQKPDAPRIDDEPDGNGHRYRLEGNWRSANVHGVLRQIDQLTKRRGDDHVVIDLSNLSDVDTAGALLIRRLKESQEAHGTSVRIDGSNPHIDELLTAFTEDADKEIAEPRPKVSLAERIFAPIGESVYDIWGNLVAAMYILGSAVRGAQLKFGRGSGVSPASIVNQIDHMAVRAVPIILLMSFLIGAIIAQQGAFQLRYFGAEIFVVDLVGILQLREIGVLLTAIMIAGRSGSAITAEIGSMKMREEVDALKVMGLNPVGVLIFPRLVALTVALPLLTIIANFASLGGAAVVAWAYSGITFATFVSRLHEAISLSTVISGMIKAPFMALVIGIVAAVEGLKVGGSAESLGQHVTQSVVKSIFVVILMDGLFAMFYAAIDF from the coding sequence ATGAGTTTGAAAGCAGCCGAACAGAAACCCGATGCACCGAGGATCGATGACGAGCCCGATGGCAACGGGCATCGCTATCGGCTGGAAGGCAATTGGCGGAGCGCCAATGTGCATGGCGTGCTGCGGCAGATCGATCAGCTTACGAAACGGCGCGGCGACGATCATGTGGTGATCGATCTTTCCAATCTTTCCGATGTCGATACCGCCGGGGCGCTGCTCATCCGTCGCTTGAAGGAGAGCCAGGAGGCCCATGGTACCAGCGTCAGGATCGACGGCTCCAATCCCCATATCGATGAGCTGCTTACGGCCTTTACCGAAGACGCGGACAAGGAGATCGCGGAGCCCAGGCCAAAGGTGTCCTTGGCGGAACGGATTTTTGCGCCGATCGGCGAAAGCGTTTACGACATCTGGGGCAATCTCGTCGCGGCCATGTACATTCTCGGTTCCGCGGTGCGGGGCGCGCAGCTCAAGTTCGGGCGCGGCAGCGGTGTTTCGCCGGCTTCGATCGTCAATCAGATCGACCATATGGCCGTGCGCGCCGTGCCGATCATCTTGCTGATGTCCTTTCTGATCGGTGCAATCATTGCACAGCAGGGCGCATTCCAGCTCCGATATTTCGGCGCCGAAATCTTCGTGGTCGATCTCGTCGGTATCCTGCAATTGCGTGAAATCGGCGTGCTGCTGACCGCAATCATGATCGCCGGCCGTTCAGGCAGCGCCATTACCGCCGAAATCGGCTCGATGAAAATGCGCGAAGAAGTCGACGCTCTGAAGGTCATGGGTCTGAACCCGGTCGGCGTTCTGATCTTTCCCCGGCTGGTGGCATTGACCGTCGCGTTGCCACTGTTGACCATCATTGCCAATTTCGCCTCGCTCGGCGGCGCGGCGGTGGTCGCCTGGGCCTATTCGGGCATTACCTTCGCCACTTTCGTTTCGCGCCTGCACGAAGCGATCAGCCTCTCCACCGTCATCTCGGGCATGATCAAGGCACCGTTCATGGCGCTGGTCATCGGCATCGTCGCTGCGGTCGAAGGGCTGAAGGTCGGTGGCAGCGCCGAATCGCTCGGCCAGCATGTGACCCAGTCCGTTGTGAAATCGATTTTCGTGGTGATCCTGATGGACGGGCTGTTTGCCATGTTCTACGCAGCGATCGATTTCTGA
- a CDS encoding ABC-type transport auxiliary lipoprotein family protein — protein sequence MVGCVSGGRYQAYRKAAIVLPLFAALLSGCGSAAVNDTYDLTASVKASGPSAKRRQILIPLPTALQPLDSNQIVIRVSPREIQYLGKSQWSDKLSRIVQSKLVEAFENTGKLGGVGVPGQGLAIDYQIVTEIRTFEIDAAARSATVEISVKILNDRAGTIKVQSVFRKVVPLSGGSNVDFVKGLDTAFAGVTAEIVDWTLRSL from the coding sequence ATGGTTGGCTGCGTTTCGGGTGGGCGTTATCAGGCGTATCGAAAGGCAGCGATCGTTCTGCCACTGTTTGCAGCCTTGCTTAGCGGCTGCGGTTCAGCCGCTGTCAACGACACATATGATCTTACTGCCTCGGTGAAGGCGAGCGGCCCGTCGGCGAAGCGCCGGCAAATCCTGATCCCGCTGCCGACGGCGCTGCAGCCGCTCGACAGCAACCAGATCGTCATCCGCGTTTCGCCCCGGGAGATTCAATATCTCGGCAAGTCGCAGTGGAGCGACAAGCTGAGCCGGATAGTACAATCGAAGTTGGTCGAGGCCTTTGAAAACACCGGCAAGCTCGGCGGTGTCGGTGTGCCGGGGCAGGGGCTTGCGATCGATTATCAGATCGTCACCGAAATCCGAACCTTTGAGATCGATGCGGCGGCAAGGTCCGCCACTGTTGAAATTTCGGTGAAAATCCTCAATGACCGCGCGGGCACGATCAAAGTGCAGAGCGTCTTTCGCAAGGTTGTGCCGCTCAGCGGCGGCAGCAACGTCGATTTCGTCAAGGGGCTCGACACGGCCTTTGCAGGCGTGACGGCGGAAATCGTCGATTGGACGCTGCGATCGCTTTAG
- a CDS encoding SRPBCC family protein, with protein sequence MSTMTAKIVHISIDRPWKEVYGFAGRPENMPLWASGLASGLEQDGEDWIAKGILGTVHVSFTPRNDFGVIDHTVMVESGLKVHNALRVVPNGDGCEVMFTLLKLPGTTDEQFAADAAHVLKDLSTLKSLMER encoded by the coding sequence ATGTCGACCATGACCGCAAAGATCGTTCATATCTCCATCGATCGCCCGTGGAAGGAAGTCTACGGCTTTGCGGGCCGTCCGGAGAACATGCCGCTCTGGGCCTCCGGGCTAGCATCGGGTTTGGAGCAGGATGGCGAGGATTGGATTGCCAAGGGCATTCTCGGCACCGTCCACGTCAGCTTCACACCCCGCAACGACTTCGGCGTCATTGATCACACGGTAATGGTCGAATCCGGCTTGAAGGTCCATAATGCGCTTCGGGTCGTACCGAATGGCGACGGCTGCGAGGTCATGTTCACGCTACTGAAGCTGCCCGGCACGACCGACGAGCAATTCGCCGCGGACGCGGCACATGTGCTGAAGGATCTCAGCACATTGAAGTCCCTGATGGAGCGATAA
- a CDS encoding LacI family transcriptional regulator, protein MDSKKISSGGTTQSAHERPTLKTIAFMTGLGITTVSRALKDAPDIGAETKERVRMVARQLGYQPNRAGVRLRTGKTNVIALVLSIDEEIMGFTSQMVFGISEVLAGTQYHLVITPHSHSKDPLVPVRYILDTGSADGVIISRTEPDDPRVELMHERGLPFATHGRTNMGISHPFHDFDNEAFAREAVRALVAKGRRRIALLQPPAKLTYYLHTQIGFQTGLRECDAQEVPLRASTDTALAEIKDTVEELMRSPHAPDGFVCSSSAGAIAVNAGLEAAGFRLGHDIDMVAKQSTDVLSWIRPEIISILEDFRQAGRELGKAVIARIDGVEPELLQSISPPVWPKS, encoded by the coding sequence TAACCACCGTCTCACGCGCCTTGAAGGATGCCCCTGACATCGGCGCCGAGACCAAGGAGCGGGTGCGCATGGTCGCCCGTCAATTGGGGTATCAACCCAATCGCGCCGGCGTGCGCCTCAGGACAGGGAAGACCAACGTCATCGCCCTGGTACTCAGCATCGACGAAGAAATCATGGGCTTCACAAGTCAGATGGTCTTCGGCATCTCCGAGGTTCTCGCCGGTACGCAATATCATCTCGTCATCACGCCGCACTCGCACAGCAAGGATCCGCTGGTCCCCGTGCGCTATATTCTGGACACCGGCTCGGCCGATGGCGTCATCATATCGCGCACGGAGCCGGACGATCCGCGTGTGGAGCTCATGCATGAGCGTGGCTTACCTTTCGCCACGCACGGGCGCACGAATATGGGAATCTCCCATCCTTTTCACGACTTCGACAACGAAGCTTTCGCGCGCGAAGCGGTGCGCGCCCTGGTCGCCAAGGGACGGCGGCGCATCGCGCTTTTGCAGCCGCCGGCCAAACTCACCTATTACCTGCACACCCAGATCGGCTTTCAAACGGGACTGCGCGAATGCGACGCCCAGGAGGTTCCACTCAGGGCGAGCACGGATACAGCGCTTGCCGAAATCAAGGATACGGTCGAGGAGCTTATGCGTTCCCCGCATGCGCCTGATGGCTTCGTCTGTTCAAGCAGCGCCGGCGCTATCGCCGTCAATGCCGGCCTCGAAGCAGCAGGTTTCCGTCTCGGCCACGATATCGATATGGTTGCCAAGCAATCGACTGATGTGCTGAGCTGGATACGCCCGGAAATCATCTCGATCCTCGAAGACTTTCGCCAAGCCGGTCGGGAACTGGGCAAGGCGGTCATTGCGCGCATAGACGGCGTCGAGCCCGAATTGCTGCAAAGCATCAGCCCGCCCGTCTGGCCAAAGAGCTGA
- a CDS encoding MlaD family protein, with the protein METKANYTIVGFFTLLVIAAAFGFVYWMAEYGRGGPMAELVVRIPGSANGLSVGSPVRFNGIQVGSVQGLSIDADDPNYSLAFTEVRADAPVYTSTKAILEIQGLTGAAYIELSGGRNGDENILKRSIETGKRAVLLADQSSVTNLLTTADKILNRANDTIGDIQGFITDSRGPLTDTVRNAQKFSKALADNSDNIDKFLASVGQLSDTIKSVAPRIDSTLDAVEKLVRAVDANKINDVVSNADKITANVADATTDLKATIASFKRTADTYTTFGQNAQKTLDRVDAIVAQIDPNKVKGSMDDIAEVTKDARTAVISIRDVANSVAARKQDIDQTIANARDISSKLNSASNKVDGILTKLDSLLGSGDTKSLFAEARDTLQSFKTMADNLNARIGPIADNLQKFSSGGLRDVQTLVNDMRGTVNNLNNTITNFDRNPQRLIFGGDTVKQYDGRARR; encoded by the coding sequence ATGGAAACCAAAGCCAATTATACGATCGTCGGGTTCTTCACGCTGCTGGTCATCGCGGCCGCCTTCGGCTTTGTCTATTGGATGGCGGAATATGGCCGCGGCGGTCCAATGGCCGAGCTGGTCGTTCGCATCCCCGGTTCGGCAAATGGCCTCAGCGTCGGCTCGCCTGTTCGCTTCAACGGCATTCAGGTCGGGTCGGTACAGGGGCTTTCGATCGATGCCGATGATCCGAACTATTCGCTGGCCTTTACCGAGGTGCGCGCCGATGCGCCGGTCTATACGTCCACCAAGGCCATCCTGGAAATCCAGGGCCTGACGGGTGCCGCCTATATCGAGCTTTCCGGCGGCCGCAACGGTGACGAGAACATTCTCAAGCGGTCGATCGAAACCGGCAAGCGTGCGGTATTGCTCGCCGATCAGTCGAGCGTGACAAACCTGCTTACCACCGCCGACAAAATCCTGAACCGCGCCAACGACACGATCGGCGACATCCAGGGCTTTATCACGGATTCCCGCGGGCCGCTGACCGATACCGTGCGCAACGCTCAGAAGTTTTCCAAGGCGCTGGCTGACAATTCCGACAACATCGACAAGTTCCTCGCCAGCGTCGGACAGCTCTCCGATACCATCAAGAGCGTGGCGCCACGCATCGACTCGACGCTGGATGCGGTCGAGAAGCTGGTGCGCGCCGTCGATGCCAACAAGATCAACGATGTCGTCAGCAATGCCGACAAAATCACCGCCAATGTGGCTGACGCTACGACCGATCTGAAGGCGACGATCGCCTCCTTCAAGCGGACTGCCGATACCTATACCACCTTCGGCCAAAATGCGCAAAAGACCCTGGACCGTGTCGATGCGATCGTGGCGCAGATCGATCCCAACAAGGTGAAGGGTTCGATGGACGATATCGCCGAGGTGACCAAGGATGCCAGGACGGCCGTCATATCCATCCGCGATGTTGCCAATTCGGTTGCGGCCCGCAAACAGGATATCGATCAGACGATCGCCAATGCCAGGGATATTTCCAGCAAGTTGAACTCCGCCTCCAACAAGGTCGACGGCATTCTCACCAAGCTCGACTCGCTGCTTGGCTCCGGCGACACGAAGTCGCTGTTTGCAGAAGCCAGGGATACGCTCCAATCCTTCAAGACGATGGCGGACAATCTCAATGCCCGGATCGGGCCGATCGCCGACAACCTGCAGAAGTTTTCGAGTGGCGGTCTGCGCGATGTACAGACTCTCGTCAATGACATGAGAGGCACGGTTAATAATCTCAACAACACTATTACTAACTTCGACCGCAATCCGCAGCGCCTGATTTTCGGCGGCGATACCGTCAAGCAATATGACGGTCGGGCGAGGCGTTGA